In Desulfosporosinus youngiae DSM 17734, the genomic stretch AGCTTATGATATGGTTCTTAACGGAACGGAACTCGGAGGCGGAAGTATTCGTATTCACCGCCGTGAAGTTCAGGAGCGGTTATTCAAGTTATTAGGGTTCTCAGAGGAAGAAGCGGTCGCTCAATTCGGTTTTCTCATGGAAGCCTTTGAATATGGGACGCCGCCTCATGGTGGAATTGCCTTCGGTCTTGACCGCATGATTATGCTTTTGACTGGCAAAGATAACATTCGAGACGTAATTGCTTTTCCGAAAACTCAAAGTGCCTCCGACTTAATGGCCCACGCGCCTTCGCCGGTGGCGGATAAGCAATTAAAGGAATTGCATATTCAAACTGTCATCGAGCAAGGCAATAGGTAAATGTAATAATAAAAGAAATATGCATATGCCATTAGTTTTTAAGGTCGCACAGGAGTTGACAGGGAAGGGGCCAAAAGCTATAATATTTAATGTAGCTACCCCCTTAGGGTATGGAGGATGCATAGCATGACGAATTCAACCCCCTATTCAGAATCCAAAGAGGATATTATGCGTAGGCTTAAGAAAATTGAAGGCCAGGTAAAAGGGATTCAACGTATGGTTGAGAATGACAAATATTGTGTTGATGTGCTGATTCAAGTGGCTGCAGTCCGAGCCGCACTTAATAAAGTCGGCACGATTGTCTTTGAACACCATTCACGGGGATGTATGCGCGATGCCGTTGAGAACAATGACCAGGAAGCTGCGATTGAGGAGCTTATTGGGGTGCTCGCTAAATTCATAAAGTAAATCTTAGTTGATTAGGAGGAATTTTAATATGGCCAGTGCAAATGTTAAAACCTTTACGACTTCAAATTTTGAATCCGATGTGCTGAAGTCCGAGCAGGCAGTGTTAGTCGATTTTTGGGCTCCTTGGTGTAGTCCATGTCGCATGGTTGGTCCTGTTATTGATGAACTTGCTGATGAGTATACCGGCCGAATCATAA encodes the following:
- a CDS encoding metal-sensitive transcriptional regulator; translated protein: MTNSTPYSESKEDIMRRLKKIEGQVKGIQRMVENDKYCVDVLIQVAAVRAALNKVGTIVFEHHSRGCMRDAVENNDQEAAIEELIGVLAKFIK
- the trxA gene encoding thioredoxin, with product MASANVKTFTTSNFESDVLKSEQAVLVDFWAPWCSPCRMVGPVIDELADEYTGRIIIGKVNVDENGPISSQYGVMSIPTLAIFKGGQVVEKIVGFRGKADLVKMLEKHI